Proteins from a genomic interval of Anatilimnocola floriformis:
- the fliD gene encoding flagellar filament capping protein FliD: protein MGRITSSIGLSTGINIEDTVNKLMELASQPKTTATARKAALGTQQAAITDLTASTLGVQFAVKRLATTSLFTKRAVTSSSTLLTATATSGVAPGTYQFTAVRQAQNAQVLSSGVASKDAPLGVGTFSFRFGGAITSPVSLDELNGGAGVTRGKIRIIDRNGGAATIDLRYAQTIDDVVNAINSTDTADITASVEGDRLKITDRSGGSGNLRVQEVSGGSTAADLGLSGINVAANSATGNDVLKLQSDLALSQLNDGNGLSIRTGVSDLNVTLRDGTSLSVDFNRVSPPRTEKTLGDLINTINEADPTKLRAEISADGDRIVLTDLTTDTGGTFAVSSTSGGSLAEDLGLTGTATGGTLNSGRLRGGLQSPLLRTLNGGQGLGTLGTINLTDRSGATASIDLSGAETLDDVTKAINGAGLGLRAEINSARNGLQIVDTTNTSTSNLIVADGDANNTATKLGIVGSVSTDTIRGGTLSRQIVSENTSLSDYNAGQGVRTGSFLIKDSNGREGAINFTTLQPKTIGDVISAINNLALGVTAKINDTGDGIALVDTGGGSQRLTVTDVGGGKTAADLRLTTTATDTTVGGNPAQVIGGSTAFNVTLDADDTLTDLVTKLNALGANVTASIVTDGAGTLRNHLSLVSGIAGRAGDLLVDGNGVGLKFQTLTAAQDALVSVGGANGRLVSSTSNKFTNVVEGLDISITGASTDTINVSVAASSTDVESAVQLFVDQYNKLRDKMTSYTFYNTSDDTKGTLFGSSDVVRLDSDLSRAVTQRYFTTGSVRSFSELGISLDDSGKMTFDKSRLQARYQSDPDGLTSFFTDATSGFAKKVDDTLERLVGRDNSTLVNRAKVLQQQLEDSTTRIDFLTTMLDKQRERLTNQFYAMETAISKIKSSASAIDSIKYINPDGTSS, encoded by the coding sequence ATGGGTCGGATCACTTCGAGCATCGGTCTCTCGACCGGCATCAATATCGAAGACACGGTTAATAAGCTGATGGAGCTTGCCTCCCAGCCGAAGACAACCGCCACTGCGCGCAAAGCTGCCCTCGGAACGCAGCAAGCTGCCATCACCGATCTGACGGCATCGACCCTGGGCGTGCAATTCGCCGTCAAACGTCTCGCCACAACCTCGCTCTTTACGAAACGGGCCGTTACTAGCAGCTCGACGTTGCTCACAGCGACCGCCACCAGCGGCGTTGCTCCTGGCACTTATCAATTCACTGCCGTTCGTCAGGCTCAAAACGCTCAAGTGCTGAGCTCCGGCGTGGCTTCGAAAGATGCTCCGCTGGGCGTGGGAACATTTTCGTTCCGCTTTGGCGGCGCGATCACTTCGCCGGTTTCGCTCGATGAACTCAATGGCGGCGCGGGCGTGACTCGCGGCAAGATTCGCATCATCGATCGCAATGGCGGCGCGGCGACAATCGACTTGCGTTATGCGCAGACGATCGATGACGTGGTCAATGCGATCAATTCAACCGACACCGCCGACATCACGGCCAGCGTCGAAGGCGATCGGCTGAAAATTACCGATCGCTCGGGTGGCTCGGGCAATTTGCGAGTGCAGGAAGTATCGGGCGGCAGCACCGCCGCTGATTTGGGGCTGTCGGGAATCAACGTCGCGGCGAACTCTGCCACTGGCAACGACGTGCTGAAGTTGCAATCCGATCTGGCGTTGTCGCAGCTCAACGATGGCAACGGCCTGAGTATTCGCACGGGCGTGAGCGATCTCAACGTGACGCTCCGCGATGGAACTTCGCTGTCGGTCGATTTCAATCGCGTCTCGCCGCCGCGCACCGAGAAAACACTGGGCGACTTGATCAATACGATCAACGAAGCCGATCCTACGAAGTTGCGCGCCGAGATCTCGGCCGATGGCGATCGGATTGTGCTGACCGATCTGACGACGGACACCGGTGGCACGTTTGCCGTTTCGAGCACTTCGGGTGGTTCGCTCGCCGAGGACCTCGGGTTGACCGGAACCGCCACGGGCGGCACGCTCAACAGCGGCCGGCTTCGCGGCGGTTTGCAATCGCCGTTGCTGCGGACATTGAATGGCGGCCAAGGCCTGGGAACTCTCGGCACGATCAATCTGACTGACCGCAGCGGCGCGACAGCTTCGATCGATCTCTCCGGGGCCGAAACGCTCGACGATGTGACCAAGGCCATCAACGGCGCCGGTCTCGGTCTGCGCGCCGAGATCAATTCGGCTCGCAATGGTTTGCAGATTGTCGACACGACGAACACCTCCACGAGCAACCTGATTGTCGCCGACGGCGACGCGAACAACACGGCCACCAAGCTCGGCATCGTCGGCAGTGTTTCGACCGATACGATCCGCGGCGGTACGTTGTCGCGGCAAATCGTCAGCGAAAACACTTCGCTCAGCGACTACAACGCGGGCCAGGGCGTGCGCACCGGTTCCTTCCTGATCAAGGATTCGAACGGCCGCGAAGGTGCGATCAATTTCACCACGTTGCAGCCGAAGACGATCGGCGACGTGATCAGTGCCATCAACAATCTGGCTCTCGGCGTAACGGCCAAAATCAATGACACGGGTGATGGCATCGCGCTGGTCGACACCGGCGGCGGCTCGCAGCGACTGACGGTCACCGACGTCGGCGGCGGCAAAACAGCAGCCGATTTGCGGCTGACCACCACGGCGACCGATACCACGGTCGGCGGCAATCCGGCGCAAGTCATCGGCGGTTCGACGGCTTTTAATGTGACGCTCGATGCCGACGATACGCTGACCGATCTGGTCACCAAGCTCAACGCGTTGGGCGCGAATGTCACCGCCAGCATCGTCACCGATGGCGCGGGCACGCTCCGAAATCACTTGTCGCTGGTCAGCGGCATTGCCGGTCGCGCAGGTGATTTGCTCGTCGACGGCAACGGCGTGGGGCTCAAGTTCCAAACGCTAACCGCTGCCCAAGACGCACTGGTGAGCGTCGGCGGCGCTAATGGCCGGCTGGTCTCTTCGACCAGCAACAAGTTCACCAATGTGGTCGAAGGCCTCGATATCTCGATCACCGGCGCGTCGACCGACACCATCAATGTTTCGGTCGCGGCCAGTTCCACCGATGTCGAGTCCGCCGTGCAGTTGTTTGTCGATCAGTACAACAAGCTGCGCGACAAGATGACCTCGTACACGTTCTACAACACCTCAGACGACACCAAAGGGACGTTGTTCGGCAGTTCCGATGTGGTTCGCCTCGACTCTGACCTGAGCCGCGCGGTGACGCAACGTTACTTCACCACGGGCTCCGTTCGTTCGTTCAGCGAGCTTGGAATCAGCCTTGATGATTCCGGCAAGATGACGTTCGACAAAAGTCGGTTGCAGGCTCGTTATCAGAGCGACCCCGACGGCCTGACCAGCTTCTTCACCGACGCGACCAGCGGTTTTGCGAAGAAAGTCGACGACACGCTCGAGCGACTCGTCGGCCGAGATAATTCCACGTTGGTCAATCGCGCCAAGGTGCTGCAGCAGCAGCTGGAAGACTCGACAACGCGCATCGATTTTCTCACTACCATGCTCGACAAGCAGCGCGAACGACTGACCAATCAGTTTTACGCGATGGAAACCGCGATCAGCAAAATCAAGAGTAGTGCGTCCGCCATCGACTCGATCAAGTACATCAACCCCGACGGTACTTCGAGTTAA
- a CDS encoding flagellin N-terminal helical domain-containing protein, which yields MSRINTNVSSLIAQKTLTRSNDQLQEALSRLSTGVRINSGKDDPAGLIASENLRRDITSSQRAISNTERATQLISTADSALGQISNLLNDVRGLVTEAANTGVLSDEQIAANQLQVDSSLEAIDRIAQVTTFQGRKLLDGSLDFIKTTTSGGSSLVDLNIQKANLGQTGSLSVAVDVTAAATRASVTTNAAAINYGPGAASSGSITLPTVTTPQSQAAGNLNLSGAAGQINIQAVNGGAAQGATGNATDVQVQAAANVAQATGNISLGNSGAVINVQAAAGGVADGTVGNAADVTIQAAAGIAHASGTLTLTNGSINISAASGSAAQGATGNGVTIVLTNSGASTTAAYDSGTNTLTIDVASAGDTISNISAAIDGTSAFVSSVATGGAGAYDVGDNSAGLTSVLSGGNNGTTSASYNAGTNLITVNAALGATVTSIASAINGLADFNATATFGGGNTYQQADNATNNNFLSGGNNGTTSVSYNSTSNLITVNAAVGATVGSIATAINGLADFNASATLGSGNSLTGADYTTTNNLLSGGANAVNANDVITITSNTDGSAFNGTLTFAANGSVPANGVSVTKTGPNITVNVNNTSTYNVDDLVTAIQGQLSGYTVSRTGSAGDGSFAAATETSTTTALTGGTNDTGTGLSADLVFKLSGASGSQVFTFAAGNTLTNIVDSINLVSDATGVAASISSGTLQLNSTAYGSNAFVDVDVRSEGTGGTFAAGLSSTRSTGSDIVATVNGTLANGNGNRLSINTSSLELNLTVADGSSTDVNFTISGGGAVFQLGPDVVSTQQARIGIGSVNTADLGGTNGRLFELRSGSAKDLKSDTTGAAKVVDEAINKVTSLRGRLGAFQRTTLETNIASLSDTLTNLTEAESSIRDADFAAESAKLTRAQILVQSGTSVLQIANQNPQQVLSLLRG from the coding sequence ATGAGCCGTATTAACACAAACGTCAGTTCTTTGATCGCGCAGAAGACCCTCACACGGTCGAACGATCAGTTGCAAGAAGCTCTTAGCCGCTTGAGCACCGGTGTGCGGATCAACAGCGGTAAAGACGACCCGGCCGGTTTGATCGCCAGCGAAAACCTTCGCCGTGACATCACCTCGTCGCAACGGGCGATCAGCAACACCGAACGAGCCACGCAGCTCATCAGCACCGCTGACTCGGCCCTCGGCCAGATCAGCAACCTGCTGAACGACGTTCGCGGTCTGGTGACCGAAGCCGCCAATACCGGTGTGCTCAGCGACGAACAAATCGCTGCTAACCAGCTGCAAGTCGACAGCTCGCTCGAAGCCATCGACCGTATCGCTCAAGTCACGACGTTCCAAGGCCGCAAGCTGCTCGACGGCAGCCTCGACTTCATCAAGACCACGACCTCGGGCGGCAGCTCGCTGGTCGACCTGAACATTCAAAAAGCCAACCTGGGCCAAACGGGCTCGCTGAGCGTTGCGGTTGATGTTACCGCCGCCGCGACTCGCGCCTCGGTCACCACGAACGCTGCCGCCATCAACTATGGTCCGGGCGCTGCTTCGAGCGGTTCGATCACGCTGCCGACCGTTACCACTCCGCAGTCGCAAGCCGCGGGCAACCTCAACCTGAGCGGTGCTGCTGGTCAGATCAACATTCAAGCCGTCAACGGCGGTGCCGCTCAAGGCGCCACGGGCAATGCGACGGACGTGCAAGTGCAAGCGGCTGCCAACGTCGCTCAAGCGACTGGCAATATCTCGCTCGGCAACTCGGGCGCGGTGATCAACGTTCAAGCTGCTGCCGGTGGTGTGGCTGACGGTACGGTTGGCAATGCTGCCGACGTCACCATTCAAGCCGCGGCTGGCATCGCCCACGCTTCGGGTACGTTGACCCTGACGAACGGCTCGATCAACATCTCGGCCGCTTCGGGCAGTGCTGCTCAAGGTGCGACGGGCAACGGTGTGACGATCGTGTTGACCAATTCGGGTGCGAGCACGACCGCTGCTTACGACTCGGGCACGAACACGTTGACCATCGACGTCGCCAGCGCTGGCGATACGATCTCGAACATCAGCGCTGCCATCGATGGCACCTCGGCCTTCGTCTCGTCGGTTGCGACCGGCGGTGCGGGCGCCTACGACGTGGGTGACAACAGCGCGGGTCTCACGAGCGTTCTCTCGGGTGGTAACAACGGCACGACCAGTGCTTCGTACAATGCCGGCACGAACCTGATCACGGTCAACGCTGCGTTGGGCGCCACGGTGACCAGCATCGCTTCGGCGATCAACGGCCTGGCCGATTTCAATGCGACGGCGACCTTCGGTGGTGGTAACACCTACCAACAAGCCGACAACGCCACGAACAACAACTTCCTGTCGGGCGGCAACAACGGCACGACCTCGGTCAGCTACAACTCGACCAGCAACCTCATCACCGTGAACGCCGCGGTGGGTGCGACGGTTGGCTCGATCGCCACCGCGATCAACGGCCTGGCCGACTTCAACGCTTCGGCCACGCTCGGCAGCGGCAACTCGCTGACCGGTGCTGACTACACGACGACGAACAACCTGTTGTCGGGTGGTGCGAACGCGGTGAATGCGAACGACGTGATCACGATCACCTCGAACACCGACGGCTCGGCCTTCAACGGCACGCTGACCTTTGCCGCCAACGGCTCGGTTCCCGCCAACGGCGTGAGCGTGACGAAGACTGGTCCGAACATCACGGTCAACGTCAACAACACTTCGACCTACAACGTCGATGACCTGGTCACCGCGATCCAAGGCCAGCTGAGTGGTTACACGGTCAGCCGCACTGGCTCGGCTGGTGACGGCAGCTTTGCCGCCGCGACCGAAACTTCGACGACCACGGCTTTGACCGGTGGTACGAACGACACGGGCACGGGCCTCTCGGCCGACCTGGTCTTCAAGCTCTCGGGTGCTTCGGGCTCGCAAGTGTTCACCTTCGCGGCCGGCAACACGCTGACGAACATCGTCGACAGCATCAACCTGGTGTCGGATGCGACCGGTGTCGCCGCCAGCATCAGCTCGGGCACGCTGCAACTCAACTCGACTGCATACGGCAGCAACGCCTTCGTCGATGTCGATGTCCGCAGCGAAGGAACGGGTGGCACGTTCGCCGCCGGCCTGAGCTCGACCCGTAGCACGGGTTCGGATATCGTCGCCACGGTCAACGGTACGCTGGCCAACGGCAACGGTAACCGCCTCTCGATCAACACTTCTTCGCTCGAACTCAACCTGACGGTTGCCGATGGCAGCAGCACCGACGTCAACTTCACCATCAGTGGTGGTGGTGCGGTGTTCCAACTCGGTCCGGACGTGGTCAGCACGCAACAAGCCCGCATCGGCATCGGCAGCGTGAACACTGCCGACCTCGGTGGTACGAACGGCCGCTTGTTCGAACTCCGCTCGGGCAGTGCCAAGGACCTGAAGTCGGACACGACGGGCGCCGCCAAGGTGGTCGATGAAGCGATCAACAAGGTCACTTCGCTCCGCGGTCGACTGGGTGCGTTCCAACGTACGACTCTCGAAACGAACATCGCTTCGCTGTCGGACACGTTGACCAACCTGACCGAAGCCGAAAGCTCGATCCGCGATGCCGACTTCGCCGCTGAATCGGCCAAGCTGACACGTGCTCAAATTCTGGTGCAATCGGGTACCTCGGTGCTCCAAATCGCCAACCAGAACCCGCAACAAGTGCTGTCGCTGCTGCGTGGTTAA
- a CDS encoding L-serine ammonia-lyase, iron-sulfur-dependent, subunit alpha, with protein sequence MSSLPVSIFNDVIGPVMRGPSSSHCAAALRIGRLARDLMGGEIDEVLVEFDRNGSLPTTHDSQGSDMGLFGGLMGWEADDERLPDSPRLLEESGVRIRIETVDAGDEHPNTYRLTLRNKDGQHFLRAISTGGGMMEVIEIDGYEVSLFGDFHVTLIWTTSERLLVHKCPTLCSATFFDPGLLVVQANEFVSPALIQEFQAKGHPITAVQRLAPVLPVSSFVGMTTPFSSCAEMLSYDAGRNTPLAKLALLYEQQRSGLSEEAVIDKMISIVRILRKSIAQGIAGTEYADRILPPQTPSFAAELSAGRLLGGDALNRCILYVSALMEVKSSMGVIVAAPTAGACAALPAAVIALAEVMGKNEREMAEALLASGLIGVFIASRWTFAAEVGGCQAEGGSAAAMAASALVTLAGGSLPQALAASSMAMQSMIGLICDPVGNRVEVPCLGKNVMAATNALACANMALANFAQIIPFDEVVDTAMRVAKQMPRELRCTNLGGLSITPTSQAIEADLVARKSCGNGCGCGVPVRTPLTLIGK encoded by the coding sequence ATGAGCTCACTACCTGTCAGCATTTTTAACGATGTGATTGGCCCCGTGATGCGTGGGCCGTCGAGTTCGCACTGTGCGGCGGCGCTGCGGATTGGCAGGCTCGCGCGCGATCTGATGGGCGGCGAGATCGACGAAGTGCTCGTTGAGTTCGATCGCAACGGCTCGCTGCCGACGACGCACGACAGCCAGGGCTCCGACATGGGGCTGTTCGGCGGCTTGATGGGCTGGGAAGCCGATGATGAACGGCTGCCTGATTCGCCGCGGCTGCTCGAGGAATCCGGCGTTCGCATTCGCATTGAAACGGTCGATGCGGGCGATGAGCATCCGAATACGTATCGCTTAACGCTGCGCAACAAAGACGGGCAGCACTTCTTGCGCGCTATCTCGACTGGTGGCGGCATGATGGAGGTGATCGAGATCGACGGCTACGAGGTTTCGCTCTTCGGCGACTTTCACGTGACGCTGATTTGGACCACCAGTGAGCGGCTGCTGGTGCACAAGTGTCCCACTTTGTGTTCGGCGACCTTTTTCGACCCCGGTTTGCTAGTTGTTCAAGCGAATGAGTTTGTCTCGCCAGCGCTAATCCAGGAGTTTCAGGCGAAAGGGCACCCAATCACCGCCGTTCAGCGACTCGCGCCGGTGCTGCCGGTGTCGTCGTTCGTCGGCATGACGACGCCGTTTTCCAGTTGCGCAGAAATGCTGAGTTACGATGCGGGCCGCAATACGCCGCTCGCCAAGCTCGCACTGCTGTACGAACAACAACGCAGCGGTCTCAGCGAAGAAGCCGTCATCGACAAGATGATCTCCATCGTGCGCATCCTCCGCAAATCGATCGCGCAGGGGATCGCCGGCACCGAATACGCCGATCGAATTTTGCCGCCGCAAACGCCGTCGTTCGCGGCCGAACTAAGCGCTGGCCGACTGCTCGGTGGCGACGCCTTGAATAGGTGTATTCTTTATGTCTCCGCTCTCATGGAAGTGAAGAGCTCGATGGGCGTGATTGTGGCAGCACCCACGGCCGGCGCTTGTGCTGCCTTGCCGGCCGCAGTTATTGCCCTGGCAGAAGTCATGGGCAAGAACGAACGCGAGATGGCCGAGGCGCTGCTCGCGAGTGGCTTGATCGGCGTGTTCATTGCGTCGCGCTGGACTTTCGCTGCCGAAGTAGGTGGTTGCCAGGCCGAAGGTGGATCAGCTGCGGCGATGGCTGCGTCAGCTCTTGTCACGCTGGCTGGTGGTTCATTACCGCAAGCGCTGGCCGCCTCGTCGATGGCGATGCAGAGCATGATCGGGCTGATCTGCGATCCGGTGGGCAATCGAGTAGAAGTTCCTTGCCTGGGCAAGAATGTGATGGCGGCCACGAACGCGCTCGCCTGTGCGAATATGGCCCTCGCGAACTTCGCGCAGATCATTCCTTTCGATGAAGTGGTCGATACCGCGATGCGCGTGGCGAAGCAGATGCCCCGCGAGCTGCGTTGCACGAATCTCGGTGGCTTATCGATTACGCCGACGTCGCAGGCGATCGAAGCCGACCTAGTCGCGCGAAAGTCGTGTGGTAACGGTTGTGGCTGCGGCGTGCCGGTGCGCACGCCATTGACCTTGATCGGTAAGTGA
- a CDS encoding helix-turn-helix domain-containing protein, which yields MPRALALAVRRAIWRRSKNGQSVALIAQELELCERTVRSFLQRLRARGEAALAANYQACGRERSQDAEVVRRRTLRLREQHRRWGAERLRIELTRWFVAAQLPSTRTLQRWLRTTRPAPSGRRQGTRVTRAEQPHHVWQIDAAEQKRLASGAPVSWLRVADECSGAVLMSFVFSPRSLHAGSRGSRAGLFAAGF from the coding sequence ATGCCTCGTGCTTTGGCTTTGGCGGTTCGGCGGGCGATTTGGCGACGATCTAAGAATGGGCAGTCGGTGGCGCTCATCGCCCAGGAGTTGGAGTTGTGCGAGCGGACGGTGAGGAGCTTTTTGCAGCGGTTGCGGGCGCGGGGCGAGGCTGCGTTGGCGGCCAATTATCAGGCGTGCGGCAGAGAGCGTTCGCAGGATGCGGAAGTGGTGCGGCGGCGAACATTGCGATTGCGTGAGCAGCATCGGCGCTGGGGCGCTGAGCGTTTGCGAATTGAATTAACGCGGTGGTTTGTTGCGGCTCAACTTCCCAGCACGCGCACATTGCAGCGCTGGTTGCGGACCACGCGGCCTGCGCCGAGTGGTCGTCGCCAGGGCACGCGCGTGACGCGAGCAGAGCAGCCGCACCACGTTTGGCAGATTGATGCTGCGGAGCAGAAGCGACTGGCCAGCGGCGCGCCGGTGTCGTGGTTGCGCGTGGCCGATGAGTGCAGCGGCGCGGTGCTAATGTCGTTTGTTTTTTCCCCTCGGTCACTTCACGCAGGTTCCCGTGGTTCGCGTGCAGGCCTGTTTGCGGCAGGTTTTTAG